The following coding sequences lie in one Synechococcus sp. PCC 7336 genomic window:
- a CDS encoding IS5 family transposase — translation MTRQSYDTDLTPAQCELLAPLLPPAKPGGRPRSVNVFEVVNAIFYLLRAGCAWRLLPHDFPAWQTVYYYFRQWEADGTWEALNHALRQQLRETVGRNPSPSAACLDSQSVKTAGAAQETGFDGGKKVKGRKRTILVDTMGLLLGAKVHSARRSDHDGLTLLGIWFASMWSCLQLIWTDKTFGGKSFVAWVEQAFGWTIEVVQRPAEQKGFQLLPRRWVVERTFAWFGRYRRLSKDYEYLPTTSETMLYAAMVNLMLRRLA, via the coding sequence ATGACACGCCAATCCTACGACACCGATCTAACCCCTGCCCAGTGCGAGCTTCTAGCTCCGCTATTACCGCCAGCTAAGCCAGGCGGTCGTCCCCGCAGCGTCAACGTTTTCGAAGTGGTCAATGCCATCTTCTATCTGTTGAGAGCCGGATGTGCCTGGCGTCTGCTGCCCCACGACTTCCCCGCTTGGCAAACGGTCTACTATTACTTCCGTCAGTGGGAAGCCGATGGCACCTGGGAAGCTCTCAACCATGCTCTGCGCCAGCAACTGAGAGAAACGGTGGGGCGCAATCCTTCTCCCTCGGCAGCCTGCCTGGATTCCCAATCGGTCAAAACAGCTGGTGCCGCTCAAGAAACAGGCTTTGATGGAGGCAAAAAAGTTAAAGGTCGCAAGCGCACTATCCTGGTTGATACGATGGGTCTACTGCTGGGTGCCAAGGTCCACAGTGCCCGACGCTCCGACCATGACGGCCTCACCTTGCTGGGGATTTGGTTTGCCAGTATGTGGAGTTGCTTGCAATTGATTTGGACCGATAAAACCTTTGGTGGCAAATCTTTTGTGGCTTGGGTTGAGCAAGCGTTTGGCTGGACTATTGAAGTCGTACAACGGCCTGCTGAGCAAAAAGGGTTCCAGCTTTTACCTCGGCGATGGGTGGTTGAGCGCACCTTTGCCTGGTTTGGTCGATACCGTCGCTTGAGCAAGGACTACGAATATTTGCCCACTACGAGTGAGACGATGCTTTACGCTGCTATGGTCAATCTCATGCTTCGTAGGCTGGCTTGA